A stretch of the Flavobacterium sp. 5 genome encodes the following:
- a CDS encoding AraC family transcriptional regulator, which produces MDQLISFFVAGTTLLFAFLIFANVNQVNNTVNRWFGSFILCIFLIQFNDLLEKTEFLKTRMPINDFLGLTDYIVAPVFYFTVAYFVEPNRKWRPKDNLHFAFAFIMLLLILVSVLIDVKQPSTDADKKNAVIIITAFNLIFCFQVITYAIKAYREITAYQKKLFLYSSNMDSINLKWLQKVVICVLIIAGLWLIDIFFKLAKTSVLFDHFASLVYLVCIFFMAYFSLKQKEIIPLNKEEKKEIDVLINETYELKSNHKKLISEDELKEMKSNLIQIMDHKKPFLDPELSLFKLASQLNISTHLLSYIINKGCNENFYQFINTYRIEEAKKMIQDPNLEHLSLMGIAFEVGFNSKTVFNTTFKKHTNQTPSEFKKAILTVV; this is translated from the coding sequence ATGGATCAACTAATCAGCTTCTTTGTTGCGGGAACAACTTTATTATTTGCATTTTTAATCTTTGCAAATGTCAATCAAGTAAACAATACCGTTAATCGATGGTTTGGATCTTTTATTTTATGCATATTCCTTATTCAGTTTAATGATTTATTAGAAAAAACTGAGTTTTTGAAAACACGGATGCCCATAAATGATTTTTTGGGATTGACAGATTATATAGTAGCTCCGGTTTTTTATTTTACAGTTGCTTATTTTGTTGAACCCAACAGAAAATGGAGGCCGAAAGATAATTTGCATTTTGCATTTGCTTTTATAATGCTATTATTAATTTTAGTTTCAGTCCTCATTGATGTAAAGCAACCTTCGACTGATGCCGATAAAAAAAATGCTGTTATAATCATTACTGCTTTTAATTTAATTTTTTGTTTTCAGGTTATTACTTATGCTATTAAAGCGTACAGAGAAATCACTGCTTATCAAAAAAAATTGTTCCTGTACAGTTCTAACATGGATTCTATCAACTTAAAGTGGCTGCAGAAAGTAGTAATATGCGTGTTGATAATTGCTGGTCTTTGGTTAATTGATATCTTTTTTAAATTAGCAAAAACGAGTGTTTTATTTGACCATTTTGCCAGTCTGGTTTATCTTGTCTGCATCTTTTTTATGGCGTATTTTTCTTTAAAACAAAAAGAAATTATACCGCTTAACAAAGAAGAAAAAAAAGAAATTGACGTCCTTATAAATGAAACTTATGAATTGAAAAGCAATCATAAAAAATTGATTTCTGAGGATGAATTAAAAGAGATGAAATCTAATTTAATTCAGATAATGGATCATAAAAAACCTTTTTTAGATCCAGAGTTAAGCTTGTTTAAATTGGCTTCACAATTGAATATTTCAACTCATCTGCTATCTTACATAATAAATAAGGGCTGTAATGAGAATTTTTATCAATTTATTAATACGTATCGAATCGAGGAAGCAAAAAAAATGATTCAGGATCCTAATCTGGAGCATTTGAGTTTAATGGGAATTGCTTTTGAAGTTGGTTTTAATTCTAAAACAGTCTTTAATACTACTTTTAAGAAACATACTAATCAAACTCCCTCTGAATTTAAAAAAGCAATCCTAACTGTGGTATGA
- a CDS encoding alpha/beta fold hydrolase: protein MNLRKTPRKSKLHKAIVVRLLCLLTFIIYALFFVSCSDDDEKIPEEYPGTVIDLGTHKLMTYTVSKKSKYLVVFESGHGNDHTSWYSTGKSSEILYISNFLDSDVLLYDRAGYGKSESNTEPRNINKLRSELEKVIDKFANGRKVVLVGHSLGGLIIRDFAIKNPEKVAGLVFVDASHEKYNHFSQSQIDSFYTTFKADYGQNSGIALETLQLIEDFIYMEGLPNLPDVPVIAITSMKIDAEHDSADRQLWYDAHESLKAGVKDFTHIKTIKSGHFIQLDEPMLVLGNIRLLLSKLP, encoded by the coding sequence ATGAACTTAAGAAAAACACCTCGAAAATCAAAGCTACACAAAGCTATTGTTGTCAGATTATTATGTCTCTTAACTTTTATAATTTATGCACTCTTTTTTGTCTCCTGCTCAGATGATGATGAAAAAATTCCTGAGGAATATCCGGGAACTGTAATCGATTTAGGAACACATAAACTGATGACCTATACTGTATCAAAAAAATCAAAATATTTAGTTGTTTTTGAATCTGGTCATGGAAATGATCATACGTCCTGGTACAGCACTGGAAAATCTTCAGAGATTTTATACATATCTAATTTTTTAGATTCAGACGTTTTATTATATGATAGAGCTGGTTATGGAAAATCAGAATCTAACACTGAACCTAGAAATATCAATAAATTAAGGAGTGAGCTTGAAAAGGTTATAGATAAATTTGCAAACGGCAGAAAAGTAGTGCTTGTAGGACATTCATTAGGAGGATTGATTATTAGAGACTTTGCTATAAAAAATCCTGAAAAAGTTGCCGGTTTAGTATTTGTTGATGCTTCTCACGAAAAATACAACCATTTTTCGCAGAGTCAGATAGACTCGTTTTATACTACTTTTAAAGCAGATTATGGTCAAAATTCAGGAATAGCATTAGAAACTCTACAATTAATAGAAGACTTTATATATATGGAAGGACTGCCTAATTTGCCCGACGTTCCAGTAATCGCTATAACGAGTATGAAAATTGATGCCGAACATGATTCAGCCGATAGACAGTTATGGTACGACGCTCACGAATCACTTAAGGCAGGAGTAAAAGATTTTACACATATAAAAACAATAAAGTCCGGACATTTTATTCAACTTGATGAGCCTATGCTTGTTTTAGGCAACATCAGGCTATTGTTATCAAAACTACCTTAA
- a CDS encoding M13 family metallopeptidase, which produces MKNSVLLFIAFLAFTACSKHQGEKTIAITGIDSTLRPGNDFFKYVNGKWYDSVKIPASQAGVGVYMFMNFPQRMRLQGILDSISKSNNPAGSIAQKVGDFYASGMDTVTIDKRGYAPIKPLLSKIEAISDLPSLMNFVVNETKVDNSSIIGFGVSPDEKHSSRNIAQIYQTGIGLPDRDYYFKSDPSTVGIQEAYKKYLTALFQQTGSNAIDAKKNADLVYDIDKQLAVSHKTKVELRDVQANYNKMAVTDLVKRHPNIDWTTFLNKLGAQTDSINVGQPAYYDALNKLLKTIPIANWKIYLKANSIERYADDLSKPFVDASFEYTKVLSGQAVQKTRGEKMANVVDNYLGDALGQLYVKKYFSEDAKKRMLVLVNNLQKAYAKRIDKLEWMSQTTKQKAKEKLFAITKKIGYPDKWKDYSNVHIARNTYFENMVSGATVAYQFQLAKLGKLVDKSEWFTTVPTVTAYNNPTANEIVFPAGILQAPYFDDNADDALNYGGIGMVIGHEITHTFDDQGAQYDKDGNLKNWWTKEDYAQFKSRIQQVINLYSTYSVLGDLHINGEMTVGENTADIAGIAVAYDAFKMTEQGKGNTKIDGFTPDQRFFISLAKIWRVKMKGEFLRLWINNNPHSPPNWRVNGVLMNTTPFYDAFNVKAGDKMFLPKKDRITIW; this is translated from the coding sequence ATGAAAAATTCAGTATTACTCTTCATTGCATTCTTAGCTTTTACAGCGTGCTCAAAACATCAGGGAGAAAAAACTATTGCGATCACTGGAATAGATTCCACATTGCGGCCTGGTAATGATTTTTTTAAATATGTAAATGGTAAATGGTATGATTCTGTAAAAATACCTGCATCTCAAGCCGGAGTTGGTGTTTATATGTTCATGAATTTCCCGCAACGAATGCGCCTGCAGGGAATATTGGATAGTATTTCGAAAAGCAATAATCCAGCAGGAAGTATAGCACAAAAGGTTGGTGACTTTTATGCATCTGGTATGGATACTGTAACCATTGACAAACGCGGCTATGCACCTATCAAACCTTTACTTTCGAAAATTGAAGCAATTAGCGATTTACCGTCATTAATGAACTTTGTAGTTAATGAAACAAAAGTGGATAATTCTTCTATTATAGGTTTTGGAGTGTCACCCGATGAAAAACATAGCAGTAGGAACATTGCCCAAATCTATCAAACGGGTATAGGTTTGCCTGACAGAGATTATTATTTCAAATCAGATCCATCAACTGTCGGCATACAGGAAGCGTATAAAAAATACCTTACTGCATTATTTCAGCAAACAGGTAGTAATGCTATAGATGCTAAAAAGAATGCTGATTTAGTTTACGATATTGACAAACAACTCGCCGTTTCGCATAAAACAAAAGTGGAACTTCGCGATGTGCAGGCAAATTATAATAAAATGGCTGTGACAGATCTTGTAAAAAGGCATCCCAATATAGATTGGACTACTTTTCTAAATAAGTTGGGTGCTCAAACCGATTCTATTAATGTTGGCCAACCGGCCTATTATGATGCGCTTAATAAGCTCTTAAAAACTATCCCCATTGCTAATTGGAAAATTTATTTGAAAGCAAATTCGATAGAAAGGTATGCCGATGATTTAAGTAAACCTTTTGTAGATGCTTCATTTGAGTATACTAAAGTGCTTTCTGGTCAAGCTGTTCAAAAAACACGTGGCGAAAAAATGGCAAATGTTGTTGACAATTACTTAGGCGACGCGTTGGGTCAATTGTATGTAAAGAAATATTTTTCAGAAGATGCCAAAAAACGCATGTTAGTCTTGGTGAATAATCTGCAAAAAGCGTATGCCAAAAGAATTGATAAATTGGAATGGATGAGCCAGACTACGAAACAAAAAGCTAAAGAAAAATTGTTCGCCATTACTAAAAAAATAGGATATCCAGATAAATGGAAAGACTATAGCAATGTGCATATAGCCAGAAATACCTATTTTGAGAATATGGTTTCGGGGGCTACAGTTGCATATCAATTTCAATTAGCAAAATTGGGCAAACTAGTCGATAAATCAGAATGGTTTACTACGGTGCCAACAGTTACGGCATATAATAACCCTACGGCAAATGAAATTGTTTTTCCTGCAGGTATCTTACAAGCTCCATATTTTGATGATAATGCCGATGATGCACTTAACTATGGAGGTATCGGAATGGTTATAGGTCACGAAATAACCCATACTTTTGATGACCAAGGTGCTCAATATGATAAGGATGGTAACTTAAAAAACTGGTGGACAAAAGAGGATTATGCACAGTTTAAGTCAAGAATACAACAGGTTATCAATTTGTACAGTACATATAGCGTTTTAGGCGATCTACACATTAATGGCGAAATGACAGTTGGCGAAAATACGGCAGATATTGCTGGAATCGCAGTTGCTTATGATGCTTTTAAAATGACAGAACAAGGAAAAGGAAATACAAAAATTGACGGTTTTACTCCAGACCAACGTTTCTTTATTTCTTTAGCCAAAATATGGAGAGTAAAAATGAAAGGCGAGTTCCTGCGTTTGTGGATTAACAACAATCCACATTCTCCACCAAATTGGCGAGTTAATGGTGTTCTAATGAATACGACACCTTTTTACGATGCATTTAATGTAAAAGCTGGAGATAAAATGTTTTTACCGAAGAAAGACAGAATAACAATTTGGTAA
- the msrA gene encoding peptide-methionine (S)-S-oxide reductase MsrA → MENLKKAYIAGGCFWGMEDLFRVQPGVVDTVVGYIGGDNENPTYENHPGHAEGIEITYDDRATSYKAILDYFFRIHDPSTIDRQGNDRGSSYRSALFIKNEQEKSDADEIIKIVDDSKRWPDPVVTTLEPFKKFWPAEEYHQDYLVKHPNGYTCHFERFGTFL, encoded by the coding sequence ATGGAAAATTTAAAAAAAGCATATATAGCAGGAGGATGTTTCTGGGGAATGGAAGATCTTTTCCGAGTGCAGCCAGGTGTTGTAGATACAGTTGTTGGATACATTGGTGGAGATAATGAAAACCCTACGTATGAAAATCATCCAGGGCATGCTGAAGGTATTGAAATTACTTATGATGACAGAGCGACTTCATACAAAGCGATATTGGACTATTTTTTTAGGATACATGATCCATCAACGATAGACCGGCAGGGTAATGATAGGGGTAGTAGCTATCGATCGGCTCTTTTTATTAAAAATGAACAAGAAAAGAGCGATGCTGATGAAATAATAAAAATAGTGGATGACTCAAAACGTTGGCCTGATCCTGTAGTAACTACATTGGAACCTTTTAAGAAGTTTTGGCCGGCCGAGGAGTATCATCAGGATTATCTTGTAAAACATCCCAATGGGTATACTTGCCATTTTGAACGATTTGGTACTTTCTTGTAA
- a CDS encoding pseudouridine synthase codes for MLEILYQDEYIIAINKPSGLLVHKSFYARDAKVYAIQELRNQIGQHVYPIHRLDRKTSGVLLFALDKEVLKIMNDRFATREVEKKYLAILRGWSPEELTIDYDLTNDDDITQNAITYFHRLQNVEIALEFNNKPTSRYCLIEAIPETGRMHQLRKHFKHIFHPILGSRPHGCNKQNKLWLENYELKGMMLHAHQLVFNHPIKNEQLILNAKINEEFSRVGTILNLDLSKYQ; via the coding sequence ATGTTAGAAATTCTTTACCAGGACGAATATATTATTGCAATTAATAAACCGAGCGGATTGTTGGTTCACAAATCATTTTATGCGCGCGATGCAAAAGTGTATGCTATTCAAGAATTGAGAAATCAAATTGGGCAACACGTTTATCCTATTCATCGGTTAGACCGAAAAACTTCCGGGGTATTGTTATTTGCGTTGGACAAAGAAGTTTTAAAAATTATGAATGATCGTTTTGCCACACGCGAAGTCGAAAAAAAATATTTAGCCATTTTACGTGGTTGGTCACCCGAAGAACTAACGATTGATTACGATTTAACCAATGACGACGACATTACACAAAATGCAATAACCTACTTTCATCGTTTGCAAAATGTCGAAATTGCATTAGAATTTAACAATAAACCAACGTCACGATATTGTTTGATAGAAGCGATTCCTGAAACTGGACGCATGCATCAATTACGAAAACATTTCAAACATATTTTTCATCCCATTTTAGGAAGTCGTCCACATGGTTGTAACAAACAAAATAAATTATGGTTGGAGAATTATGAGCTAAAAGGAATGATGCTTCATGCCCATCAGTTAGTTTTTAATCATCCAATAAAAAATGAGCAACTAATCTTGAATGCAAAGATTAATGAAGAGTTTAGCAGAGTAGGTACTATTCTTAATCTAGATTTGAGTAAGTATCAATAG
- a CDS encoding Hpt domain-containing protein yields MEKPNLNYINNLSGNDDAFRGKIINTLKKELPKEVKEYYDQIEKGYFTEAAQIIHKIKHKIGIMGMEKSYYLTEEFERNLKNQSADSNAELKVEFNKILSTMQDFVDSL; encoded by the coding sequence ATGGAAAAGCCAAATCTTAACTATATTAATAATCTTTCGGGAAATGATGATGCTTTTAGAGGTAAAATCATTAATACCCTTAAAAAGGAACTGCCAAAAGAAGTAAAGGAATATTATGATCAAATTGAAAAAGGCTATTTTACAGAAGCTGCTCAAATTATTCATAAGATTAAACATAAAATTGGTATAATGGGAATGGAAAAAAGTTATTATCTTACTGAAGAGTTTGAACGTAACCTAAAAAATCAATCAGCAGACAGTAATGCAGAGTTAAAAGTAGAGTTTAATAAAATACTTAGTACAATGCAGGATTTTGTTGATTCATTATAA
- a CDS encoding LytTR family DNA-binding domain-containing protein has translation MNCIVIDDEEMARAIIGQMIIKHPVLNFIEEFQNAVEALKFLNQSTTLVDVIFLDIHMPGFTGFDFIQTIKNPPLVILITSDRNFAIEAFEYKCIVDYLVKPITEERFLKAINKIEAKKHTLPSYTETSDAQPVLPNDTATEFYINIDRRLIKINMASINVIEAKGDYILIKTEDKNYTVHSTLKKIEDKLPTSSFLKVHRTYIINIKKIIDIEDNSVLIAKDVIPVSRSNRPELMKRLNML, from the coding sequence ATGAATTGTATTGTAATAGATGATGAAGAAATGGCAAGGGCTATTATTGGTCAGATGATTATTAAGCACCCTGTTTTAAATTTTATAGAAGAATTTCAAAATGCTGTCGAAGCTTTAAAGTTTCTTAACCAAAGTACGACTCTAGTAGACGTTATTTTTTTAGATATTCATATGCCTGGTTTTACAGGTTTTGACTTTATTCAAACCATTAAAAATCCGCCTTTAGTTATCCTCATAACCTCAGACAGAAATTTTGCTATCGAAGCTTTCGAATATAAGTGTATTGTTGATTATTTGGTAAAACCAATAACCGAAGAACGCTTTTTGAAAGCAATAAATAAAATTGAAGCAAAAAAACACACACTCCCTTCTTATACAGAGACATCAGATGCTCAGCCTGTACTGCCAAATGATACAGCCACCGAGTTTTATATAAATATAGACCGAAGACTTATAAAAATAAATATGGCATCTATAAATGTAATTGAAGCCAAAGGAGATTACATTCTGATAAAAACGGAGGACAAAAATTACACGGTACATTCTACATTAAAAAAAATAGAAGATAAACTTCCCACATCTTCTTTTTTAAAAGTACATCGAACGTATATTATAAACATAAAAAAAATTATTGATATCGAAGATAACAGTGTTTTAATAGCAAAAGATGTAATACCAGTAAGCAGGTCTAATAGACCTGAACTTATGAAGCGACTTAATATGCTTTAA